Proteins encoded by one window of Camelus bactrianus isolate YW-2024 breed Bactrian camel chromosome 9, ASM4877302v1, whole genome shotgun sequence:
- the SULT2B1 gene encoding sulfotransferase 2B1 produces the protein MDGPAEPGNQAAWDPYEKNISEISQNLSGEYFRYKGIPFPVGIYSPESISIAENADVQDDDIFIVTYPKSGTNWMIEIISLILKDGDPSWIHSVPIWKRSPWCEAIMGAFSLPDQPSPRLMSSHLPIQLFTKDFFNSKAKVIYMGRNPRDVVVSLYHYSKIARQLKDPGTPDQFLQNFLKGEVQFGSWFNHIKGWIRMQGKENFLFITYEELQQDLHSSVQRICQFLGRPLGEEALESVVAHSAFNAMKANTMSNFTLLPPSLLDQSHGAFLRKGVCGDWKNHFTVVQSEAFDRVYREQMRGLPTFPWDEAPEDTSPDPDPSPDPSPAPSQASEHPHPSP, from the exons CCAGAATTTGTCGGGTGAATACTTCAGGTATAAAGGCATCCCCTTCCCCGTTGGCATCTACTCACCTGAGAGCATCAGCATCGCAGAGAACGCAGATGTGCAGGATGACGACATCTTTATTGTCACCTACCCCAAGTCAG GCACCAACTGGATGATTGAGATCATCAGCTTAATCCTCAAGGATGGGGACCCCTCTTGGATTCACTCAGTACCCATCTGGAAGCGGTCACCCTGGTGTGAGGCCATCATGGGTGCCTTCAGCCTCCCTgaccagcccagcccccgcctcaTGAGTTCTCACCTCCCCATCCAGCTCTTCACCAAGGACTTCTTCAACTCCAAGGCTAAG GTGATCTACATGGGCCGGAACCCCCGGGATGTTGTGGTTTCGCTCTATCACTATTCCAAGATTGCCAGGCAGTTGAAGGACCCTGGCACGCCTGACCAGTTCCTGCAGAACTTCCTCAAAGGCGAAG TGCAGTTTGGCTCCTGGTTCAACCACATTAAGGGCTGGATTCGGATGCAGGGCAAGGAGAACTTCCTGTTTATCACCTACGAGGAGCTGCAGCAG GATCTCCACAGCTCCGTGCAACGCATCTGCCAGTTCCTGGGCCGGCCGCTGGGTGAGGAGGCGCTGGAATCTGTCGTGGCACACTCGGCCTTCAATGCCATGAAGGCCAACACCATGTCCAACTTCACGTTGCTGCCGCCCAGCCTGCTGGACCAGAGCCATGGTGCCTTCCTCCGGAAAG gggtGTGTGGTGACTGGAAGAATCACTTCACGGTGGTGCAGAGCGAAGCCTTCGACCGCGTCTACCGCGAGCAGATGCGGGGGCTGCCGACCTTCCCCTGGGACGAGGCCCCTGAAGACACCAGCCCGGACCCCGACCCCAGCCcggaccccagcccagccccaagcCAGGCCTCTGAGCACCCCCACCCGTCAccctaa
- the FAM83E gene encoding protein FAM83E isoform X1, whose product MAASQLAALEGTESGAGGLPLTEASPSFLYSEGQRLALEALLSKGADAFEACLQREGLRPFLSGDEVRGLEAAAEDWTAAKQESGRAADGATTADGDLGSLTYWPGQSEEPVPMLRLGWPEDSAWKGITRAQLYTQPPGEGQPSLKELVRQEIQAAHKLVAVVMDIFTDPDLLSDLVDAATRRRVPVYLLLDRQQLPAFLTLAQQMEVNPWATENLDIRVVRGCSFQSRCGRQVSGNVREKFVLLDSERVVSGSYSFTWSDSRLHRGLVTLLTGEIADDFSREFRTLYAASWPLPPAPTPGPFVRAPGELQLAHSPHRVAHRRSMAPALPPPLPDGSLAQRLAACRVFKEDRQENPAMPGPALSDILRSVQRTRTPSGPPARPSRSLWDLSRLSELSGSSDGDNEHKKSRGSKDTPAKALMRQRGTGGAPWGEADSRPLAWSQPWGSTLSPIPARRLHYLSPTQRRLGKDAAGKLPEPRGIRQPDQAAQPGIQGWP is encoded by the exons ATGGCGGCCTCCCAGCTGGCGGCACTGGAAGGAACGGAGTCGGGCGCTGGGGGGCTGCCCCTCACCGAGGCCAGCCCCAGCTTCCTGTACTCCGAGGGCCAGCGGCTGGCGCTGGAGGCTCTGCTGAGCAAGGGCGCAGACGCGTTCGAGGCCTGCCTGCAGCGCGAGGGGCTGCGGCCCTTCCTGAGTGGAGATGAGGTCCGGGGCCTGGAGGCGGCAGCCGAGGACTGGACAGCAGCCAAGCAGGAGTCTGGCAGGGCAGCTGATGGAGCCACCACTGCTGACGGGGACTTGGGCAGCCTGACCTACTGGCCTGGACAGTCGGAGGAGCCAGTGCCCATGCTGCGGCTGGGCTGGCCGGAGGACTCGGCCTGGAAGGGTATCACCCGGGCACAGCTGTACACTCAGCCGCCTGGTGAGGGCCAGCCATCCCTCAAGGAGCTGGTGCGCCAGGAAATCCAGGCCGCCCACAAG ctGGTGGCTGTAGTCATGGACATCTTCACTGACCCAGACCTGCTTTCGGACCTGGTGGATGCAGCCACACGCCGCCGGGTGCCCGTCTACCTGCTCCTGGACCGTCAGCAGCTGCCTGCCTTCCTGACACTGGCCCAGCAGATGGAGGTGAACCCCTGGGCCACTGAG aaCCTGGACATCCGAGTTGTACGGGGCTGCAGTTTCCAGAGCCGCTGTGGTCGGCAGGTGAGCGGCAATGTTCGGGAGAAGTTTGTGCTGCTGGACAGCGAGAGGGTCGTCTCAGGATCCTACAG CTTCACATGGAGTGACTCACGCCTGCACCGGGGCCTGGTGACTCTGCTGACCGGTGAGATTGCCGATGACTTCAGCCGTGAGTTCCGGACACTGTATGCGGCCTCCTGGCCACTCCCGCCCGCGCCCACCCCAGGACCCTTTGTCAGAGCCCCGGGGGAGCTGCAGCTGGCACACAGCCCGCACCGTGTGGCCCACCGCCGCTCCATGGCCCCCGCATTGCCGCCACCACTACCTGATGGCTCGCTGGCCCAGCGCCTGGCCGCCTGCCGGGTCTTCAAGGAGGACCGGCAGGAGAACCCAGCCATGCCAGGGCCAGCTCTCAGCGACATCCTGAGGAGCGTACAGCGCACCCGGACCCCCAGTGGCCCCCCGGCCCGGCCCAGCCGCTCTCTATGGGACCTGAGCCGCCTGTCCGAGCTGTCAGGCTCCAGTGACGGTGACAATGAG CACAAGAAGTCCCGGGGCTCCAAGGACACCCCAGCCAAGGCCCTGATGAGGCAGCGGGGCACTGGAGGGGCTCCCTGGGGTGAGGCAGACTCCCGTCCGTTGGCCTGGTCCCAGCCCTGGGGCAGCACCCTGTCCCCCATCCCTGCCCGCCGCCTCCACTATCTGTCCCCGACCCAAAGGAGGCTTGGTAAAGATGCTGCAGGCAAACTTCCAGAACCCAGAGGCATTCGGCAGCCAGACCAGGCCGCCCAGCCAGGAATCCAGGGGTGGCCCTGA
- the SPACA4 gene encoding sperm acrosome membrane-associated protein 4, whose protein sequence is MVLGWLLLLVTALPPGTTGAKDCVFCELTDSLSCPGTHMRCGDDEDCFTGRGVAQGAGPIINKGCTRATSCGREEPVSYMGITYSLVTNCCTGHLCNGAPNPTGSWMAGATTGLALGMLLLLLQHLL, encoded by the coding sequence ATGGTCCTTGGCTGGCTGCTGCTTCTGGTGACAGCTCTGCCCCCAGGTACGACGGGCGCCAAGGACTGCGTCTTCTGTGAGCTGACCGACTCCTTGAGCTGCCCCGGTACCCACATGCGCTGTGGCGATGACGAGGACTGCTTCACAGGCCGTGGGGTGGCGCAGGGCGCTGGCCCCATCATCAACAAAGGCTGCACGCGGGCCACTTCGTGCGGCCGCGAGGAGCCCGTCAGCTACATGGGCATCACCTACAGCCTCGTCACCAACTGCTGCACCGGCCACCTGTGCAATGGGGCTCCCAACCCCACAGGCAGCTGGATGGCGGGGGCCACCACTGGCCTGGCGCTGggcatgctgctgctgctgctccaacatttgctgtga
- the FAM83E gene encoding protein FAM83E isoform X2, producing the protein MAASQLAALEGTESGAGGLPLTEASPSFLYSEGQRLALEALLSKGADAFEACLQREGLRPFLSGDEVRGLEAAAEDWTAAKQESGRAADGATTADGDLGSLTYWPGQSEEPVPMLRLGWPEDSAWKGITRAQLYTQPPGEGQPSLKELVRQEIQAAHKLVAVVMDIFTDPDLLSDLVDAATRRRVPVYLLLDRQQLPAFLTLAQQMENLDIRVVRGCSFQSRCGRQVSGNVREKFVLLDSERVVSGSYSFTWSDSRLHRGLVTLLTGEIADDFSREFRTLYAASWPLPPAPTPGPFVRAPGELQLAHSPHRVAHRRSMAPALPPPLPDGSLAQRLAACRVFKEDRQENPAMPGPALSDILRSVQRTRTPSGPPARPSRSLWDLSRLSELSGSSDGDNEHKKSRGSKDTPAKALMRQRGTGGAPWGEADSRPLAWSQPWGSTLSPIPARRLHYLSPTQRRLGKDAAGKLPEPRGIRQPDQAAQPGIQGWP; encoded by the exons ATGGCGGCCTCCCAGCTGGCGGCACTGGAAGGAACGGAGTCGGGCGCTGGGGGGCTGCCCCTCACCGAGGCCAGCCCCAGCTTCCTGTACTCCGAGGGCCAGCGGCTGGCGCTGGAGGCTCTGCTGAGCAAGGGCGCAGACGCGTTCGAGGCCTGCCTGCAGCGCGAGGGGCTGCGGCCCTTCCTGAGTGGAGATGAGGTCCGGGGCCTGGAGGCGGCAGCCGAGGACTGGACAGCAGCCAAGCAGGAGTCTGGCAGGGCAGCTGATGGAGCCACCACTGCTGACGGGGACTTGGGCAGCCTGACCTACTGGCCTGGACAGTCGGAGGAGCCAGTGCCCATGCTGCGGCTGGGCTGGCCGGAGGACTCGGCCTGGAAGGGTATCACCCGGGCACAGCTGTACACTCAGCCGCCTGGTGAGGGCCAGCCATCCCTCAAGGAGCTGGTGCGCCAGGAAATCCAGGCCGCCCACAAG ctGGTGGCTGTAGTCATGGACATCTTCACTGACCCAGACCTGCTTTCGGACCTGGTGGATGCAGCCACACGCCGCCGGGTGCCCGTCTACCTGCTCCTGGACCGTCAGCAGCTGCCTGCCTTCCTGACACTGGCCCAGCAGATGGAG aaCCTGGACATCCGAGTTGTACGGGGCTGCAGTTTCCAGAGCCGCTGTGGTCGGCAGGTGAGCGGCAATGTTCGGGAGAAGTTTGTGCTGCTGGACAGCGAGAGGGTCGTCTCAGGATCCTACAG CTTCACATGGAGTGACTCACGCCTGCACCGGGGCCTGGTGACTCTGCTGACCGGTGAGATTGCCGATGACTTCAGCCGTGAGTTCCGGACACTGTATGCGGCCTCCTGGCCACTCCCGCCCGCGCCCACCCCAGGACCCTTTGTCAGAGCCCCGGGGGAGCTGCAGCTGGCACACAGCCCGCACCGTGTGGCCCACCGCCGCTCCATGGCCCCCGCATTGCCGCCACCACTACCTGATGGCTCGCTGGCCCAGCGCCTGGCCGCCTGCCGGGTCTTCAAGGAGGACCGGCAGGAGAACCCAGCCATGCCAGGGCCAGCTCTCAGCGACATCCTGAGGAGCGTACAGCGCACCCGGACCCCCAGTGGCCCCCCGGCCCGGCCCAGCCGCTCTCTATGGGACCTGAGCCGCCTGTCCGAGCTGTCAGGCTCCAGTGACGGTGACAATGAG CACAAGAAGTCCCGGGGCTCCAAGGACACCCCAGCCAAGGCCCTGATGAGGCAGCGGGGCACTGGAGGGGCTCCCTGGGGTGAGGCAGACTCCCGTCCGTTGGCCTGGTCCCAGCCCTGGGGCAGCACCCTGTCCCCCATCCCTGCCCGCCGCCTCCACTATCTGTCCCCGACCCAAAGGAGGCTTGGTAAAGATGCTGCAGGCAAACTTCCAGAACCCAGAGGCATTCGGCAGCCAGACCAGGCCGCCCAGCCAGGAATCCAGGGGTGGCCCTGA